The following are encoded together in the Macadamia integrifolia cultivar HAES 741 chromosome 10, SCU_Mint_v3, whole genome shotgun sequence genome:
- the LOC122092244 gene encoding probable leucine-rich repeat receptor-like protein kinase At1g35710, whose amino-acid sequence MDEALLQWKASLFRYRVHNNSQLLLPSWTMMMMMANRSSNVDPCKWEGITCNEARGLITIINLSSMDLQGTLHDFTFSSFPNLLRLDLHDNSLFGPIPPCIANLSQLSNLNLSINHFSGNIPFEISLLMNLSELDFHNNNLTGSIPPALGSMKNLKILHLAENQLSGPIPLEIGNLCSLTVLKVSENYFLNGSIPSTVGNLRKLNIIHLHINSFSGSIPVEIENMSNLYKLSLWSNFLTGSIPPEIGNLRSLTVLFLGFNYLSGSIPTSFGNLSKLNFIHLYSNLLSGSIPTEFRNMTSLQELAIIGN is encoded by the coding sequence ATGGATGAGGCTCTCCTTCAATGGAAGGCCAGCCTTTTTCGCTACCGTGTCCATAACAATTCCCAACTACTACTCCCTTCatggacgatgatgatgatgatggcaaACAGAAGCAGCAACGTCGACCCATGCAAGTGGGAGGGAATTACTTGCAATGAGGCAAGAGGACTCATCACCATAATAAACCTCTCAAGTATGGATTTACAAGGTACGCTCCATGACTTTACCTTCTCATCCTTTCCTAACCTCCTCCGTCTTGATCTCCATGATAACTCACTTTTTGGACCTATCCCACCATGCATTGCCAACCTTTCCCAACTGTCCAACCTCAATCTCTCCATCAATCACTTCTCTGGGAACATCCCATTTGAGATTTCCCTATTGATGAATCTTAGTGAGCTTGATTTCCACAACAACAATCTCACGGGCTCAATCCCTCCAGCTTTAGGCTCTATGAAGAACCTGAAAATTCTACATCTTGCTGAGAATCAACTTTCTGGTCCCATTCCCCTCGAAATTGGGAACCTTTGTAGCCTCACTGTGCTGAAAGTGTCTGAGAATTACTTCCTAAATGGTTCCATCCCTTCCACCGTTGGAAATTTGAGGAAGCTAAACATCATACACCTCCATATAAACTCATTCTCTGGTTCCATTCCTGTGGAAATTGAAAACATGTCCAATCTTTATAAGCTATCATTGTGGAGTAACTTTTTGACAGGTTCTATCCCTCCAGAAATTGGAAACTTGAGATCTCTTACTGTACTTTTTTTGGGGTTCAATTATCTCAGTGGTTCAATACCTACTTCTTTTGGAAATTTGAGCAAGCTAAACTTCATACACCTCTATTCAAATTTACTCTCTGGTTCCATTCCAACAGAATTCAGAAACATGACCAGTCTTCAGGAACTAGCTATCATTGGCAATTAA